One Candidatus Zixiibacteriota bacterium genomic window carries:
- the hemG gene encoding protoporphyrinogen oxidase, which yields MSSSISKDLAIIGGGISGLAALHFARTLRPALAAALYEKEARLGGTVGTDRVAGYSFDWGPNGFLDREPLTLRLAGELGLEDRLERASAAVQKRFILRGGRLREVPMSPPAFLRSDILSLRGRLRVAMEPFGRKRPEGIDESVYDFARRRIGREAADYLVQPMVSGVYGGMADRLSLRATFRLMAEMEAEYGSLLRAMVAKMRATKRSGRAAGGPAGPGGWLTSFRGGLDAVIARARERYGDDIATGAGAVCIERDGRGYRVGLADGREVRAPRVILATPSYEAAALVRPLSAKLSEALAAIEYAPIAVVCSGYDGAAVGRAVDGFGFLVPRVEGRRILGSIWTSSIFADRAPAGKVQFRTMVGGDGDREVMNLTDEELQETVHRDLSAVMALRGGPEVIRIYRWERGIPQFTIGHLARLALIEAELARLGNIAVTGNAYYGIGLNDCVKQSFRAVGELPERL from the coding sequence ATGTCGAGCAGCATCTCTAAGGATCTCGCGATCATCGGCGGGGGCATCTCCGGCCTGGCCGCGCTGCACTTCGCGCGCACCCTGCGGCCGGCGCTGGCAGCCGCGCTCTACGAGAAGGAGGCGCGGCTGGGCGGGACAGTCGGGACCGACCGGGTCGCGGGGTACAGCTTCGACTGGGGCCCCAACGGTTTCCTTGACCGGGAGCCGCTCACGCTCCGGCTGGCGGGGGAGCTGGGGTTGGAAGACCGGCTGGAGCGGGCCAGCGCGGCGGTGCAGAAGCGGTTCATCCTCCGGGGCGGGCGGCTCCGCGAGGTGCCGATGTCCCCCCCGGCGTTTCTGCGGTCCGACATCCTCAGCCTGAGGGGCCGGCTGCGCGTGGCCATGGAACCGTTCGGGCGCAAGCGGCCGGAGGGAATCGACGAGTCGGTCTACGATTTCGCCCGCCGCCGGATCGGCCGGGAAGCGGCCGACTACCTCGTGCAGCCGATGGTCTCGGGCGTGTACGGGGGGATGGCCGACCGGCTGAGTCTGCGGGCGACCTTCCGCCTCATGGCGGAAATGGAGGCGGAGTACGGTTCGCTCCTGCGGGCGATGGTGGCGAAGATGCGGGCGACGAAGCGGTCCGGGCGCGCCGCGGGCGGCCCGGCCGGTCCCGGCGGCTGGCTCACCTCGTTTCGCGGCGGTCTCGACGCCGTGATCGCGCGCGCCCGCGAACGCTACGGCGACGACATCGCCACGGGCGCCGGCGCCGTGTGCATCGAGCGGGACGGCCGGGGCTACCGGGTGGGGCTCGCCGACGGCCGGGAGGTGCGGGCGCCGCGGGTCATCCTTGCGACGCCCTCCTATGAGGCGGCCGCGCTCGTGCGGCCGCTCTCGGCAAAGCTGAGCGAGGCCCTCGCGGCCATCGAGTACGCCCCGATCGCGGTCGTCTGCTCCGGCTACGACGGCGCGGCGGTGGGGCGCGCGGTGGACGGGTTCGGGTTCCTCGTCCCGCGCGTCGAGGGACGCCGGATCCTCGGCTCGATCTGGACCTCGTCGATTTTCGCCGACCGCGCTCCGGCGGGAAAAGTGCAGTTCCGCACGATGGTCGGCGGGGACGGCGACCGGGAGGTGATGAACCTCACCGACGAGGAATTGCAGGAGACCGTGCACCGGGACCTCAGCGCGGTCATGGCCCTCCGCGGCGGGCCGGAAGTGATCCGCATCTACCGCTGGGAGCGCGGCATCCCCCAGTTCACGATCGGGCACCTTGCACGGCTGGCGCTCATTGAGGCCGAACTCGCGCGGCTGGGCAATATCGCCGTGACCGGCAATGCCTACTACGGGATCGGGCTGAACGACTGCGTGAAACAGTCGTTTCGCGCTGTGGGAGAACTGCCCGAACGGCTCTAG
- a CDS encoding zinc ribbon domain-containing protein, producing MPIYEFKCGRCAATFEELVSSGTDAVPCPKCGSADVYRLISLVSSKGMSAGSCAGCAPSPAKCRGCSGGH from the coding sequence ATGCCGATATACGAATTCAAGTGCGGCCGCTGCGCCGCGACGTTTGAGGAACTGGTGAGCAGCGGCACCGACGCGGTGCCGTGCCCGAAGTGCGGTTCGGCCGATGTTTACCGGCTGATCTCGCTGGTTTCGTCGAAGGGGATGTCGGCCGGAAGTTGCGCCGGCTGCGCTCCCTCTCCCGCCAAGTGCCGCGGGTGCTCCGGCGGCCACTAG
- a CDS encoding ABC transporter permease, with protein sequence MDTRALRGLVRKEFIQVFRDRNMLLIIFAMPVVQLIIFGYVANTEVREVALDVYDFDRTAVSRQYATALGAGNYFTVQSPEAPLLEVEERFRRSDAEMALVIPPNFTRDLTSGGRPVVGIVADGANSNTAAIGMGYLARISAQYARGVTEVSAPVRLRFQVLYNPEMESVYFMVPGIVAALLTMVTVMLTSMAVVRERERGTLEQLLVTPISTVTLLLGKLLPFAVLGIVEMILALTIGVLWFGIPFAGSVPLLFALSGLYLFSTLGIGLFFSTITSTQQQAMFFAWFFSVFALLTSGLFTPISNMPQSVQYLTYVNPMRYFMDIARGIMMRGAGVGELAGDIWPLAVFGAVVLSVSIMRFSKRTA encoded by the coding sequence ATGGATACCCGCGCCCTCCGAGGACTGGTTCGAAAAGAGTTCATCCAGGTGTTCCGCGACCGGAACATGCTCCTCATCATCTTCGCCATGCCCGTCGTCCAGCTCATCATTTTCGGCTACGTTGCCAACACCGAGGTGAGGGAGGTCGCCCTCGACGTCTACGACTTCGACCGCACGGCCGTGTCCCGCCAGTACGCCACGGCGCTGGGGGCGGGGAACTACTTTACCGTGCAGTCGCCGGAGGCGCCCCTGCTCGAGGTTGAGGAGCGTTTCCGCCGGAGCGACGCCGAGATGGCGCTGGTGATTCCGCCCAATTTCACCCGCGATCTCACCTCGGGCGGCCGTCCCGTCGTGGGGATTGTCGCCGACGGCGCCAACTCCAACACCGCCGCCATCGGCATGGGCTACCTCGCCCGCATTTCCGCCCAGTATGCCCGCGGGGTTACGGAGGTGTCCGCGCCGGTGCGGTTGCGCTTCCAGGTCCTGTACAATCCCGAAATGGAGTCGGTCTACTTCATGGTCCCCGGCATCGTCGCGGCCCTTCTGACTATGGTCACCGTCATGCTCACCTCCATGGCTGTCGTCCGCGAGCGGGAGCGGGGAACTCTCGAGCAGCTACTGGTCACGCCGATTTCGACGGTCACCCTGCTTCTGGGCAAACTCCTGCCCTTCGCCGTGCTGGGGATCGTGGAGATGATTCTGGCTCTGACGATCGGGGTGCTTTGGTTCGGGATACCTTTCGCCGGGTCGGTGCCGCTGCTGTTTGCGCTGTCGGGGCTCTACTTGTTTTCGACGCTGGGGATCGGTTTGTTCTTTTCGACGATCACCTCGACCCAGCAGCAGGCTATGTTTTTCGCCTGGTTTTTCTCGGTTTTCGCGCTTTTGACCAGCGGCCTGTTCACCCCGATTTCCAATATGCCGCAATCGGTTCAGTACCTGACGTACGTGAACCCGATGCGCTACTTCATGGACATCGCGCGCGGGATCATGATGCGCGGCGCGGGCGTGGGCGAACTGGCCGGCGACATCTGGCCGCTGGCTGTCTTCGGCGCCGTCGTCCTGTCTGTCTCCATCATGCGTTTCTCCAAGCGCACCGCCTGA
- a CDS encoding ABC transporter permease yields the protein MHKIRFIARKELYHILRDPRSLIIVLAMPILMTFLYGYAINLDIEHITLAVLDYDRTAGSRDLIEAFYGSSYFSPPETPVRPEDPEAVLKSAEAHAVLVIRPGFAEALRTGQSFDLGLYIDGSDNNMAAAVQNYAEALLLAGPYAGRADGRAPGGITLSRQVLYNPDLKSAQFFVPGLIALILVMISALLTSITIAREKETGTMEQLLTAPVTPVQILVGKIVPYIFIALLDAAAIIVIARTVFGVPFAGSRLLMLGYALVYIGVSLSLGILISSLAKTQQVAMIFAVTTTMLPSVMLSGFIFPIKNMPVVLQGLSYIIPARYFVRIIRAVMHKGAGMEALVLEGLALAVLMVVLMAVAARKFRMKVA from the coding sequence GTGCATAAGATCCGCTTCATCGCCCGCAAGGAGCTCTACCACATACTCCGGGACCCGCGCTCGCTCATCATCGTCCTCGCCATGCCCATCCTCATGACATTCCTCTACGGCTATGCGATCAACCTCGACATCGAGCACATCACTCTGGCGGTGCTCGACTACGATCGGACGGCGGGCTCGCGGGATTTGATCGAGGCCTTCTACGGCTCGAGCTATTTTTCGCCCCCCGAGACGCCGGTTCGGCCGGAGGATCCGGAGGCGGTCCTCAAGTCGGCCGAGGCCCACGCGGTGCTGGTGATCCGGCCCGGTTTCGCCGAAGCCCTCCGGACCGGGCAGTCCTTCGATCTCGGGCTGTACATCGACGGTTCCGACAACAACATGGCGGCGGCCGTGCAGAACTACGCCGAGGCGCTCCTGTTGGCCGGGCCGTACGCCGGCCGCGCCGACGGTCGGGCTCCCGGCGGGATCACCCTCTCCCGCCAGGTGCTCTACAATCCCGATCTCAAGTCGGCCCAGTTCTTCGTGCCGGGATTGATCGCCCTCATCCTCGTGATGATTTCGGCGCTCCTGACCTCGATCACGATCGCCCGCGAGAAAGAGACCGGAACCATGGAGCAGTTGTTGACCGCGCCGGTGACGCCGGTGCAGATCCTGGTCGGCAAGATCGTGCCGTACATCTTCATCGCCCTGCTCGACGCCGCCGCCATCATCGTCATCGCCCGCACCGTATTCGGCGTCCCCTTTGCCGGCTCGCGACTGCTCATGCTCGGCTACGCCCTCGTCTACATCGGGGTGTCGCTCTCCCTGGGGATACTCATCTCGTCGCTGGCCAAGACGCAGCAGGTCGCCATGATCTTCGCCGTCACGACCACGATGCTGCCGTCGGTGATGCTGTCGGGTTTCATCTTCCCGATCAAGAACATGCCGGTCGTTCTCCAGGGGCTGAGCTACATCATCCCGGCCCGCTACTTCGTGCGGATCATCCGCGCGGTCATGCACAAGGGGGCGGGGATGGAGGCGCTCGTGCTCGAGGGGCTGGCGCTAGCCGTGCTCATGGTCGTGCTCATGGCCGTCGCCGCGAGAAAATTCCGAATGAAAGTGGCGTGA
- a CDS encoding ABC transporter ATP-binding protein, producing the protein MSEPAVAIEHLTRRFGEFTAVDDVSLTVPRGETFGFLGANGAGKTTTIRMLTGLLLPTAGAGTVAGWDIFTQSEQIKRSIGYMSQRFSLYPDLTGRENLRFYGAAYGLAPGRVNRRLGELTERLGLGEFIDRQSGALPTGWRQRLALGAALLHEPSILFLDEPTSGVDPVFRRRFWEILYELAAEGVTVFVTTHYMDEAAYCDRISIMHRGRIIEVGKPFDIVAAHGRETLEDAFVHLIAAQEGAGA; encoded by the coding sequence ATGAGCGAACCGGCGGTCGCGATCGAGCACCTGACCCGGCGTTTCGGGGAGTTCACGGCGGTCGACGACGTCTCCCTCACCGTGCCGCGCGGCGAGACGTTCGGTTTTCTCGGCGCCAACGGCGCGGGGAAGACGACCACGATCCGCATGCTGACCGGCCTGCTCCTGCCGACCGCGGGCGCCGGCACGGTCGCCGGCTGGGATATTTTCACCCAGTCCGAGCAGATCAAGCGCTCCATCGGGTACATGTCGCAACGGTTCTCCCTCTACCCGGACCTGACCGGGCGGGAGAACCTCCGGTTTTACGGGGCGGCCTACGGGCTCGCGCCGGGCCGGGTGAACCGCCGCCTCGGGGAGCTGACCGAGCGCCTCGGGCTGGGCGAATTCATCGACCGCCAGAGCGGCGCGCTGCCGACCGGCTGGCGCCAGCGCCTCGCGCTCGGCGCCGCGCTGCTGCACGAACCGAGCATCCTGTTCCTCGACGAGCCGACCAGTGGCGTCGACCCCGTCTTCCGCCGCCGGTTCTGGGAGATCCTCTACGAACTGGCCGCCGAGGGCGTCACCGTCTTCGTCACCACCCACTACATGGACGAGGCCGCCTACTGCGACCGGATTTCGATCATGCACCGCGGGAGGATCATCGAGGTGGGCAAACCGTTCGACATCGTCGCCGCCCACGGCCGCGAGACCCTCGAGGACGCCTTCGTCCACCTCATCGCCGCACAGGAGGGCGCCGGTGCATAA
- a CDS encoding ABC transporter ATP-binding protein: MAFLEVQGLARSYRGVRAVEDFSFAMERGEIYALVGPDGAGKTTVIRAIANLITPDRGRILLDGTDIRDRFDRVKSRLGYMPQVFSLYPDLSVEENLIFYAGVYGVTGRAYEERRDRMYDFSNLRPFAGRRAAALSGGMKQKLALSCALMHDPELLLLDEPTTGVDPLSRRQFWDILLQLKRDGAAVLVTTPYMDEVARADRGSFVFGGRKLAEGSPRELTESFSGEVYFVGAAADLELVRRLNELPEVSAQRFGAGLHLYLPRGGRLEPHLPALAACGIRPEQIRKIRPDLEDAFIQLMERSA; this comes from the coding sequence ATGGCTTTCCTCGAGGTCCAGGGTCTGGCCCGGTCGTACCGCGGCGTGCGGGCGGTCGAGGACTTCTCCTTCGCCATGGAGCGCGGCGAGATCTACGCCCTTGTCGGGCCGGACGGCGCCGGCAAGACGACCGTCATCCGCGCCATCGCCAATCTCATCACGCCCGACCGCGGCCGCATCCTGCTTGACGGGACCGACATCCGCGACCGGTTCGATCGGGTCAAATCCCGCCTCGGGTACATGCCCCAGGTATTTTCGCTCTACCCCGACCTGAGCGTGGAGGAGAACCTCATTTTCTACGCGGGGGTCTACGGCGTGACCGGCCGGGCGTATGAAGAGCGGCGCGACCGGATGTACGATTTTTCGAACCTCCGCCCCTTCGCCGGCCGCCGGGCGGCGGCCCTCTCCGGCGGCATGAAGCAGAAACTGGCGCTCTCCTGCGCCCTCATGCACGACCCCGAGCTGTTGCTGCTCGATGAGCCCACCACCGGCGTCGACCCGCTCTCCCGCCGCCAGTTCTGGGACATTCTTCTGCAGCTCAAGCGGGACGGGGCCGCCGTGCTCGTCACCACCCCCTATATGGATGAAGTGGCCCGCGCCGACCGCGGGAGTTTCGTCTTCGGCGGGCGGAAACTCGCCGAGGGGTCGCCGCGCGAGTTGACCGAGTCGTTTTCGGGCGAGGTCTATTTCGTCGGCGCGGCCGCCGACCTCGAGCTTGTCCGCCGGCTCAACGAGCTGCCCGAGGTGAGCGCCCAGCGCTTCGGCGCCGGCCTGCACCTGTATCTGCCGCGGGGCGGCCGCCTCGAGCCCCACTTGCCCGCTCTGGCGGCGTGCGGCATTCGGCCGGAGCAGATCCGGAAGATCCGTCCCGACCTCGAAGACGCCTTCATCCAGCTGATGGAGCGATCGGCATGA
- a CDS encoding efflux RND transporter periplasmic adaptor subunit → MRLLLFTTALLGLLLAAGCRNEDAALSGSGMIEATEVTVSAQVGGQVEKLYFDEGTVIAPGDTLLVVDTTALGLELASARAGRALARTRLQAAQLRLNDALVTEAYLANEVKRIETLVAANTATRRQLDELQYRHTQAGIAVGSARSAIASAEAEIAKIDADIARLLDQWDDAFPVAPIAGTVTEKYVDAGELLAPGRPIARIARLDTVWVKIYLPAREFAAVTIGAAATVDTEAGESSPGRVTWVADQAEFTPKNVQTKKARADLVYAVEITVANPAHKLKIGQPVFVTVGE, encoded by the coding sequence ATGAGATTGCTGCTTTTCACTACTGCGCTGTTGGGACTGCTGTTGGCGGCCGGCTGCCGCAACGAGGATGCGGCGCTGTCCGGCTCGGGCATGATCGAAGCGACTGAGGTCACGGTCTCAGCCCAGGTCGGGGGCCAGGTCGAGAAGCTGTATTTCGACGAGGGGACGGTTATCGCCCCCGGCGACACTCTCCTTGTTGTCGACACCACCGCTCTGGGGCTCGAACTGGCTTCGGCGCGCGCCGGCCGCGCGCTCGCCCGGACCCGCCTCCAGGCCGCGCAGCTCCGGCTGAACGACGCTCTCGTGACCGAGGCCTACCTTGCCAACGAGGTGAAACGCATCGAGACGCTCGTGGCCGCCAACACCGCCACCCGGCGCCAGCTCGACGAGCTTCAGTACCGCCACACCCAGGCCGGAATTGCGGTCGGCAGCGCCCGCTCGGCGATCGCCTCGGCCGAGGCGGAAATCGCCAAGATCGACGCCGACATCGCCCGCCTTTTGGACCAATGGGACGATGCTTTTCCGGTCGCCCCGATCGCCGGGACGGTGACGGAGAAGTATGTCGATGCGGGGGAACTGCTCGCCCCCGGACGGCCGATCGCGCGCATCGCCCGGCTCGACACCGTGTGGGTCAAGATCTATCTGCCGGCGCGGGAGTTCGCCGCCGTGACTATCGGCGCCGCCGCCACCGTCGATACCGAAGCGGGGGAATCCTCTCCCGGCCGGGTCACGTGGGTGGCCGACCAGGCGGAGTTCACGCCCAAGAATGTGCAGACCAAAAAGGCCCGGGCCGATCTGGTGTACGCCGTTGAGATCACGGTCGCCAACCCGGCCCACAAACTGAAAATCGGCCAGCCGGTGTTTGTGACGGTGGGGGAGTGA
- a CDS encoding TolC family protein — protein sequence MRRTLLAGLLAVLAAGPSPAARQLTLREALTLAREHSFEIRRALAEEQAAGEALGAARAARLPTLDASAIAFYNTEVASLDLATSLGRLSREIGTKENVQTDLRLAFPLYTGGRIAGGVDAAQASARRQAALTEAAVDDLLYRTRVAYLTVHRSDRQIEAARSALRRAQITRAQVASLLSAGAADSVAVLEAQLAVSETELRLQQALHDRREAVIQFAQLVGLSASDSLDLATPLAPPAAPGDPDTGFVRPELAAAQAAVEIGRAGVARAAADWFPTLAAFGGYSYGKPNLDRFGNTWNDYWQVGARLDWSFNLGRGTRREVNRAKFTVSAAENQRNRLAEQLREQHLLAWERLRLAYEQYLTALDRAALTRRNYELATSRHSEGVLSSNRLMEIEATLNEAEAGLAAAEAGYYIARSAYLYASGADLMTEGF from the coding sequence ATGAGGCGCACTTTGCTTGCGGGCCTTCTGGCTGTGCTGGCGGCCGGACCGTCGCCGGCGGCCCGCCAATTGACCCTGCGCGAAGCGCTGACGCTGGCGCGGGAGCATTCATTCGAGATCCGACGGGCGCTTGCCGAGGAGCAAGCGGCCGGGGAGGCGCTGGGCGCCGCCCGCGCGGCCCGTCTCCCGACCCTTGACGCGTCGGCGATCGCCTTCTACAACACCGAGGTTGCTTCCCTCGACCTCGCTACCTCGCTGGGACGGCTGTCGCGGGAGATCGGCACAAAAGAGAATGTCCAGACCGATCTCCGCCTGGCGTTCCCGCTGTACACCGGCGGCCGCATCGCCGGCGGCGTCGACGCGGCGCAGGCCTCGGCCCGCCGGCAGGCGGCGCTCACCGAGGCGGCGGTCGACGACCTGCTCTACCGGACGCGGGTCGCTTACCTGACCGTGCACCGGAGCGACCGTCAGATCGAAGCGGCCCGGTCGGCGCTCCGGCGGGCCCAGATCACCCGCGCCCAGGTGGCCTCGTTGCTCTCGGCCGGGGCGGCCGATTCGGTGGCTGTGCTCGAGGCGCAGCTGGCGGTGAGCGAGACCGAGCTGCGTCTGCAGCAGGCGCTGCACGACCGCCGGGAGGCCGTCATCCAATTCGCCCAGTTGGTCGGCCTGTCGGCAAGCGACTCACTCGATCTAGCTACTCCGCTTGCGCCCCCCGCCGCCCCCGGCGATCCCGACACCGGGTTTGTCCGCCCCGAACTGGCCGCCGCGCAGGCGGCGGTTGAGATCGGCCGCGCGGGCGTCGCCCGGGCGGCGGCGGACTGGTTCCCCACCCTGGCGGCTTTCGGCGGCTACTCCTATGGCAAGCCGAACCTCGACCGGTTCGGCAACACCTGGAACGACTACTGGCAGGTCGGCGCGCGGCTGGATTGGTCGTTCAACCTCGGGCGGGGCACGCGGCGCGAAGTCAACCGCGCGAAATTCACCGTCAGCGCCGCCGAAAACCAACGGAACCGCCTCGCCGAACAGCTCCGCGAGCAGCACCTGCTCGCCTGGGAGCGCCTCCGGCTGGCGTACGAGCAGTATCTGACCGCGCTCGACCGCGCCGCCCTCACCCGCCGCAACTATGAACTGGCAACGAGCCGGCACAGCGAGGGAGTGCTGTCGTCCAATCGCCTGATGGAAATCGAAGCCACCCTGAACGAGGCCGAGGCGGGTCTCGCCGCCGCCGAGGCGGGATACTACATCGCGCGCTCGGCCTACCTGTACGCCTCCGGCGCCGACCTGATGACGGAAGGATTTTGA
- a CDS encoding TetR/AcrR family transcriptional regulator yields MAGARVDRIAARAGVNKALIYYYYTSKQRLYEESISSYMRALLDSVRLSLDEASNLEEALHGVAERYSSIFLTRPEIPRLMMRELANPGSTLVSQWAERITASGVPATIRRRLEAGREAGEVRPIDLRQAFVSFLTMQIGYFLMSPLVDRVLHLEDREAFVVARRDAVVDLFLNGVKAR; encoded by the coding sequence GTGGCCGGGGCCCGTGTCGATAGGATCGCGGCCCGTGCCGGCGTCAACAAGGCCCTTATCTACTACTACTACACTTCCAAGCAGCGTCTGTATGAGGAGTCCATTTCAAGTTACATGCGGGCTCTCCTCGACAGTGTGCGGCTCAGCCTGGACGAGGCGTCCAACCTCGAGGAGGCCTTGCACGGAGTGGCCGAGCGCTACTCCTCGATCTTTCTGACGCGCCCGGAAATTCCGCGGCTAATGATGCGCGAGCTGGCCAATCCCGGCAGCACGCTGGTGTCTCAGTGGGCGGAGCGTATCACCGCCTCGGGCGTTCCGGCGACCATCCGGCGGCGCTTGGAGGCCGGGCGCGAGGCGGGGGAGGTCCGGCCCATCGACTTGCGGCAGGCGTTCGTCTCGTTCCTCACGATGCAGATCGGCTACTTTCTCATGTCGCCGCTGGTCGACCGCGTGCTCCACCTTGAGGACCGCGAGGCGTTCGTCGTCGCCCGCCGGGACGCGGTCGTGGACCTGTTCCTGAACGGAGTGAAAGCACGATGA
- a CDS encoding glycerophosphodiester phosphodiesterase: MIADHRHSLRRPRGVFDFAALAERPVPAIFAHRGASRLHRENTLRAFTAAIALGADGIEVDVRRTRDGVLVVHHNARPLGSSRRIASLDYDALLELARRRAYHVPTLEETLDLCAGRAALDLELKESGYEAEVVRLVRRRYDLRHVAFTSFRGPVVAALRKAAPRAALGLLVGPAAPGTLRLALRRSALARKIDRVGADFIAPHRRLVTRAFSARMEELGVPVAVWTVNTLPAAQRLTRRGVAILITDLPGTIGPAVRSLGEKGARGEPPREDL; encoded by the coding sequence ATGATAGCCGACCACCGACATTCGCTTCGGCGTCCGCGCGGCGTGTTCGACTTTGCCGCACTTGCCGAACGCCCGGTCCCGGCGATTTTCGCTCACCGGGGGGCCTCGCGCCTCCACCGCGAGAACACCCTCCGGGCATTCACCGCGGCGATCGCCCTGGGGGCCGATGGCATCGAGGTCGACGTGCGCCGCACGCGCGACGGCGTCCTGGTCGTGCACCACAACGCCCGCCCCCTCGGATCATCGCGCCGGATCGCGAGCCTCGACTACGACGCCCTCCTTGAGCTGGCCCGTCGCCGCGCCTACCATGTCCCCACGCTCGAGGAGACGCTCGACCTGTGCGCGGGGCGGGCCGCCCTCGACCTCGAACTGAAAGAGTCTGGTTATGAAGCGGAGGTGGTCCGGCTGGTGCGCCGCCGCTACGATTTGCGCCACGTCGCTTTCACCTCGTTCCGCGGCCCGGTGGTCGCGGCCCTTCGGAAAGCCGCTCCCCGCGCCGCCCTCGGCCTGCTGGTCGGCCCGGCGGCGCCCGGCACGTTGCGCCTGGCCCTCCGGCGCAGCGCTCTGGCGCGGAAAATAGACCGCGTCGGCGCCGACTTCATCGCCCCCCACCGCCGCCTCGTCACCCGCGCTTTCAGCGCCCGCATGGAGGAACTCGGCGTGCCTGTCGCCGTCTGGACGGTCAACACCCTCCCCGCCGCGCAGCGGCTCACGCGCCGCGGTGTGGCGATCCTCATCACCGATCTTCCCGGCACCATCGGGCCGGCGGTGCGAAGCCTCGGGGAGAAAGGCGCGCGAGGCGAGCCGCCGCGCGAGGATTTGTGA
- a CDS encoding MmgE/PrpD family protein yields the protein MTNEKSISQKMAEFAVELRYDDLPEDVVHEVKRYLYDSVGCAYGSYHTKDVNIIRDLCREMGGRPEATVIGFGDRLPAVNATLVNSLMIRALDFNDIYWREDPSHPSDLIPAALSVGELVDAPMRDVIVAIVLAYEFEQRLCEFAVPGVRERKWHHATLTQFVSPIVAGKVLGLTAAQMANAIGINGCHNHTIGCPTAGKLTMMKNTVDPMAVQAGVFAALMAGKGYTGTTAVFDGKEGLMDVFGPEWDLHRLLGHLGEKYKILECGMKAFPTEALTHTHLTCLLKVVTENNITYDQVEEVIVTTIARACDILFDPHKYRPDSRETADHSLPYCLAAALVDHEISVQSFSEKKLKDERIWQVIDKIKGEASTEFEAMFPAKQPSRVVVRTRDGRSYSAYLEYPKGDPREPMTMHDLEVKFKGNSAALLAPERQTAVRDAIFACEKLSCRDLMAKLVV from the coding sequence ATGACCAACGAGAAATCAATCTCTCAGAAGATGGCCGAGTTCGCCGTCGAACTCCGCTATGACGACCTCCCCGAAGACGTCGTCCATGAAGTAAAACGCTACCTCTACGATTCGGTCGGCTGCGCCTACGGCAGCTACCATACCAAGGACGTCAACATCATCCGCGACCTCTGTCGCGAGATGGGGGGCCGCCCGGAGGCCACGGTCATCGGCTTCGGCGACCGCCTCCCCGCGGTCAACGCCACCCTCGTCAATTCGCTCATGATCCGGGCGCTCGATTTCAACGACATCTACTGGCGGGAGGACCCTTCCCACCCCTCCGACCTGATCCCCGCCGCGCTGTCGGTCGGCGAGCTGGTCGATGCCCCCATGCGCGACGTCATCGTGGCCATCGTCCTCGCCTACGAGTTCGAGCAGCGCCTCTGCGAATTCGCCGTCCCCGGCGTCCGCGAACGCAAGTGGCACCATGCCACCCTCACCCAATTCGTCTCGCCGATCGTCGCGGGCAAAGTGCTCGGGCTGACAGCCGCGCAGATGGCCAACGCCATCGGCATCAACGGCTGCCACAACCACACCATCGGCTGCCCGACCGCCGGCAAGCTGACCATGATGAAGAACACGGTCGACCCGATGGCCGTGCAGGCGGGCGTCTTCGCCGCCCTCATGGCCGGGAAGGGGTACACCGGCACGACCGCCGTGTTCGACGGCAAAGAGGGACTCATGGATGTGTTCGGCCCCGAGTGGGACCTCCACCGCCTCCTCGGGCACCTCGGCGAGAAGTACAAAATCCTCGAGTGCGGCATGAAGGCGTTTCCCACCGAAGCGCTCACCCACACCCACCTGACCTGCCTGCTCAAAGTAGTCACCGAGAACAACATCACCTACGACCAGGTGGAGGAGGTCATAGTCACCACCATCGCCCGCGCCTGCGACATCCTCTTCGACCCCCACAAGTACCGTCCCGACTCGCGCGAGACGGCCGACCACTCCCTCCCCTACTGCCTCGCCGCCGCCCTCGTCGATCACGAAATCTCCGTCCAGTCGTTCAGCGAGAAGAAGCTCAAGGACGAACGCATCTGGCAGGTCATCGACAAAATCAAGGGCGAGGCGTCGACCGAGTTCGAGGCCATGTTCCCGGCCAAACAGCCCTCGCGCGTGGTCGTGCGGACCAGGGACGGCCGGTCGTACTCCGCCTACCTCGAGTACCCCAAGGGGGATCCGCGGGAACCGATGACCATGCACGACCTCGAGGTGAAGTTTAAGGGGAACAGCGCGGCCCTGCTGGCTCCCGAGCGGCAGACGGCGGTCCGCGACGCCATCTTCGCCTGCGAGAAATTGTCCTGCCGGGACCTGATGGCCAAACTCGTGGTGTGA